In one Primulina eburnea isolate SZY01 unplaced genomic scaffold, ASM2296580v1 ctg1064_ERROPOS200000, whole genome shotgun sequence genomic region, the following are encoded:
- the LOC140820462 gene encoding uncharacterized protein — MPSALTAAESAEVTVTVADTAAKAPRRFPPPCWTQYETLVLIDAYRERWYALRRGYLRTADWDAVAQTVANRCPDASPAKTSAQCRHKMEKLRQRYRAEKQRSVTYPYRAGRFFSSWFFFDYMEAMENGTTPPAESQKSGNSGDGIDPNPYPDHNSLKSKLKSKNTNDSSPDFGFYSGVKQNKFNPDTKLSNYYPSYQEEEDMPLDENPVNSRSRKLMNGIPKNFPRNVDFGNGFHQEMLPPGLRGKRVEKNPTEEYGGNSFVAPSYRAAAADGLKLRRDAVEKMVESISFLGEEYMKMERAKMELAREMEGIRREMEMKRNEMILESQKKIVDAFVKGLFDMKRIKKTKYDDAEEKYH, encoded by the coding sequence ATGCCATCCGCCTTGACCGCCGCCGAATCTGCCGAAGTAACGGTCACGGTAGCTGACACGGCCGCGAAGGCTCCCCGGAGATTCCCACCTCCATGCTGGACCCAATACGAAACCTTGGTTCTCATCGATGCCTACCGCGAGAGATGGTACGCCCTCCGCCGAGGGTACCTCCGCACGGCGGACTGGGATGCAGTGGCGCAAACCGTGGCCAACCGCTGCCCGGATGCCTCCCCGGCAAAGACCTCCGCGCAGTGCCGCCACAAGATGGAGAAGCTCCGCCAGCGCTACCGCGCAGAGAAACAACGCTCTGTCACCTACCCTTACCGGGCTGGACGCTTCTTTTCTTCTTGGTTTTTCTTCGATTACATGGAGGCTATGGAGAACGGAACCACCCCTCCGGCGGAGTCTCAGAAATCGGGGAATTCGGGTGATGGGATTGACCCTAATCCTTATCCCGATCATAATTCCTTGAAATCGAAGCTTAAATCCAAGAATACGAACGATTCGAGTCCCGATTTTGGATTTTACAGTGGTGTCAAACAGAATAAATTCAATCCAGACACCAAGCTTTCGAATTATTACCCTTCCTACCAGGAAGAAGAGGACATGCCTCTGGATGAAAATCCAGTAAATTCCCGATCAAGAAAGCTAATGAATGGAATCCCGAAAAATTTCCCCAGAAACGTAGATTTCGGCAACGGGTTTCATCAAGAAATGCTTCCACCAGGATTAAGAGGCAAAAGAGTTGAGAAAAATCCGACTGAAGAATATGGGGGCAATAGCTTTGTTGCTCCAAGTTACAGAGCCGCGGCCGCGGACGGTTTAAAGCTGAGAAGAGATGCGGTGGAGAAGATGGTGGAATCTATTAGTTTCTTAGGGGAAGAGTACATGAAAATGGAACGGGCAAAGATGGAGCTGGCAAGGGAAATGGAGGGGATTAGAAGGGAAATGGAGATGAAGAGGAATGAAATGATACTGGAATCACAGAAAAAGATAGTGGATGCATTTGTTAAAGGATTGTTTGATATGAAAAGGATCAAGAAAACCAAGTATGATGACGCAGAAGAGAAATATCATTGA
- the LOC140820479 gene encoding WAT1-related protein At2g37460-like has product MNIQVSNGRKHLLFQKAKPFLGVIFLQAGLAGMDIISKAALNEGMSNYVFVVYRHVVATVVITPFALALDKKIRPKMTTSIFAKIMLLSLLEPVIDQNLYFLGMKYTTATFAAAMANVLPAITFVMAYIFRLEKIRLMSIRSQAKIIGTLATVAGAMIMTLVQGPDIGLPWTKDGSSHAHQHGQVNLQHSIKGAIMITTGCFSWACFMILQAIVLKTYPAELSLTAWICVLGTVEGTAVALVMEKGNSAAWSIAWDTKFLAAVYSGIFCSGIAYYVQGVVMKERGPVFVTAFSPLSMVMVAGLSSFILSEQMYLGRVVGAIVIVIGLYFVVWGKKKDYEPHLIAELEFLPTKQSKNLDEQSDGCPNLEVVAINLSEEASSHSTRQTSEENNKS; this is encoded by the exons ATGAACATTCAAGTATCAAATGGTAGAAAGCACCTTTTGTTCCAGAAGGCAAAACCATTCCTAGGTGTGATTTTCCTGCAAGCTGGGTTGGCGGGCATGGATATCATCTCCAAAGCTGCGTTGAACGAAGGAATGAGCAATTATGTGTTCGTAGTTTATCGGCATGTCGTTGCCACCGTTGTCATTACCCCTTTCGCACTTGCTCTAGACAA GAAAATAAGGCCAAAGATGACTACCTCAATATTTGCCAAGATCATGCTTCTCAGTCTGCTGGA GCCAGTCATAGATCAGAATCTTTACTTCTTGGGAATGAAATACACGACAGCAACTTTTGCGGCTGCCATGGCAAATGTTCTTCCCGCCATTACTTTCGTCATGGCATACATATTCAG GCTTGAGAAGATAAGATTAATGAGCATCCGCAGCCAAGCAAAGATAATAGGAACTCTAGCTACTGTTGCAGGAGCCATGATCATGACCTTGGTACAAGGCCCGGATATTGGTCTGCCATGGACGAAAGATGGAAGCAGTCATGCACATCAACATGGCCAAGTAAATCTTCAGCATTCAATCAAGGGTGCCATCATGATCACGACCGGATGTTTTAGTTGGGCTTGCTTCATGATATTGCAG GCAATTGTCTTGAAAACGTACCCTGCTGAACTCTCTCTCACTGCTTGGATATGTGTTTTGGGAACTGTGGAGGGCACGGCTGTAGCACTTGTTATGGAGAAGGGTAACTCAGCAGCTTGGTCCATAGCATGGGATACCAAGTTTCTTGCAGCTGTATACAGT GGTATATTCTGTTCCGGTATTGCTTATTATGTTCAAGGAGTTGTAATGAAAGAAAGAGGTCCGGTCTTCGTAACTGCCTTCAGCCCGCTGAGCATGGTCATGGTTGCTGGCCTCAGCTCTTTCATATTGTCCGAGCAAATGTATTTGGGGAG AGTCGTCGGTGCAATCGTCATAGTTATCGGCCTTTATTTCGTTGTGTGGGGGAAAAAGAAAGACTACGAGCCCCATTTGATCGCAGAACTGGAGTTCTTACCAACTAAGCAAAGTAAAAATTTGGATGAACAAAGCGACGGGTGTCCAAATTTGGAAGTCGTGGCCATCAATCTATCTGAAGAAGCAAGCAGCCATTCCACGAGACAAACAAGCGAAGAGAATAACAAAAGTTGA